A window of the bacterium genome harbors these coding sequences:
- a CDS encoding ABC transporter permease subunit, whose amino-acid sequence KIAVGIGFVSAVVGEMVGSTKGLGWYVTQSLNQFDMTGGVTSLIIMAVLALILYSIVGAIERRVCRWQASSTAARTVPM is encoded by the coding sequence AAGATCGCCGTCGGGATCGGGTTCGTGTCCGCCGTGGTCGGAGAGATGGTCGGGTCCACGAAAGGGCTGGGGTGGTACGTCACGCAGTCCCTGAACCAATTCGACATGACCGGAGGCGTGACGTCGCTGATCATCATGGCGGTCCTGGCGCTGATCCTGTACAGCATCGTCGGGGCCATCGAGCGGCGCGTGTGCCGCTGGCAGGCCAGCTCCACCGCGGCGA